The sequence AGAACTTGCGCTCGGGCAGGTCCCACCACACGGCTTGGCGACCGTTCCAGGTCAGCCAGACGGTGCCGAAATAGAGGAGGAACAGGAAGGCACCGCCCACGCGGCGCAGGTTGCGGAAGAAACCGGTGAAGGCCCGGGTATAGACCTTCTCCCGGGAGGCATAGAGGTCGACGCTCTCGCTGCCTTTCTTGCTGGGCGGCGTGACGTCGTGCACGGGAATCTGTTTGCTCATCGGTGCGTACCACGGCAGTGGGAGGGGCGCCCCGTCAGTGCTTGCCGAAAGGGTCGATAGTTGGTTGCACGCTTGTCCATGATACGACCTGGGCTTCCATGCAACGGTGCGACTGTTGGTCGCGTATGAATTATCTTAGGACTTTTCTGACCCTGAAATAGAGCGGCGCCGGGAAGACCGGCGCCGCTGCGTATTGCTGGGGGAGGGGAGAGGCGCTTATTCGGCGCTCTTCTCGCCTTCGCCGTGGGACAGGCTGTAGACGTAGGCGGCCAGCAGGTGGACCTGGTCGGCGCCCAGGCGCTCCAGTTGGGCCGGCATCTGGCCCTGGCGGCCGTAACGGATGGTCTGCTGCAGCTGGGCGAAGCTCGAGCCGTAGATGAACGCGGCCGGGTGGGTCAGGTTCGGCGCGCCCATGGCGGCGGTACCTTTGCCTTCCGGGCCGTGGCAGGCCACGCAGTTGGTGCTGAAGATCTTCTGGCCGTTGGCGACCTGCTCGTCGGTCACGCCTTCGGGCAGCTTGCGGCCGTCCAGCTTGGTGGTGACGAAGGCGGCGACGTCGTGCACTCCCTGGTCGCCAAGCACTTCACCCCAGGCCGGCATTGCGGCGTGGCGGCCACCCTTGATGGTGGTCTCGATGTCGGCGGTGGCACCGCCCCAGCGCCAATCGGCGTCGGTCAGGTTGGGGAAGCCGTAGGCGCCCTTGGCGTCGGAGCCGTGGCAGACCGAGCAGTTGGAGGCGAACAGGCGACCGCCCATCTTCAGTGCCAGCGGATCCTTGGCGACGTCCTCGATGGGCATGGCGGCGTACTTGGCGAAGATCGGGCCGTACTTCTCGTCGGCCTTGGCCATCTCCTTCTCCCACTGGTGCACGCCGGTCCAGCCCGGCTGACCGTTGGCGAAGGGCTTGCCGTCGGTGACTTCCTGGTAGCCCGGCAGCAGGCCTTTCCAGTTGCCCAGGCCCGGGTACAGGGCCAGGTAGCCAAGGGCGAAGATGAAGGTGGCGACGAACAGCATGAACCACCACTTCGGCAGCGGGTTGTCGTACTCCTCGATGCCGTCGAAGGAGTGGCCGACTTTCTCGTCGGTGGCTTCGCTGCGCTGGCCGCGGCGGGTGGCGAACAGCAGCCACGCCAGGGCGAAGATGGTGCCCAGGGTGAGTACGGTGACGTACAGACTCCAGAAGGTTGTCATTCTTTGTTGCTCCTAGAAGCTTGTTCTTGCTCTACGTGCTTCATGGCTGCCGGATCGTCCGCGAAGGGCAGCAGGGCGTCGTTGTCGAAGCGCGCCTTGCGCTTGCCGCTGTAGGCCCAGAGCAGGACGCCGACGAAGGCGACCATCACCACGACGGTGCCGAGCCCGCGAATCGTTCCGATATCCATTGCACTCACCGTTTGCTTTTGATGATGGTGCCCAGGCTTTGCAGGTAGGCCACCAGAGCGTCCATCTCGGTCTTGCCCTTCACGGCTTCGCGAGCACCGGCGATGTCTTCGTCGGTGTAGGGCACGCCGAGGGTGCGCATGGCTTCCATCTTGGTGGCGGTGTTCTTGCCGTCGAGCTTGTTCTCCACTAGCCACGGGTAGGCCGGCATCTTCGACTCGGGCACTACGTTGCGCGGGTTGTAGAGGTGCGCACGGTGCCAGTCGTCCGAGTAGCGGCCGCCGACGCGAGCCAGGTCCGGGCCGGTACGCTTGGAACCCCACAGGAACGGGTGGTCCCAGACGCTCTCGCCAGCCACGGAGTAGTGGCCGTAGCGCTCGGTTTCGGCGCGGAACGGACGGATCATCTGCGAGTGGCAGCCGACGCAGCCTTCGCGGATGTAGATGTCACGGCCTTCGAGCTGCAGCGCGGTGCGTGGCTTCATGCCCTCGACCGGCTTGTTGGTGACGTCCTGGAAGAACAGCGGGACGATCTGGGTCAGGCCGCCGATGCTGACGGCGATGACCATGAAGAAGGCCAGCAGGCCGATGTTCTTCTCGACTGCTTCGTGCTGCTTCATCAATGAGCTCCTACAGCAGGAATCTGGGCTGCGGCATCGGCTTCAGCCGGCACATACCCACGCACGGTACGGAAGGTGTTGTAGGCCATCAGCAGCATGCCGAAGGCGAAGAAGAAGCCGCCCAGCGCACGGACCATGAAGCCCGGGTGGCTGGCCTGCAGGGCCTCGACGAAGGAGTAGGTGAGGGTGCCGTCGGCGTTCACCGCGCGCCACATCAGGCCCTGGGTGATGCCGTTTACCCACATGGAGGCGATGTACA is a genomic window of Pseudomonas knackmussii B13 containing:
- the ccoP gene encoding cytochrome-c oxidase, cbb3-type subunit III, with product MTTFWSLYVTVLTLGTIFALAWLLFATRRGQRSEATDEKVGHSFDGIEEYDNPLPKWWFMLFVATFIFALGYLALYPGLGNWKGLLPGYQEVTDGKPFANGQPGWTGVHQWEKEMAKADEKYGPIFAKYAAMPIEDVAKDPLALKMGGRLFASNCSVCHGSDAKGAYGFPNLTDADWRWGGATADIETTIKGGRHAAMPAWGEVLGDQGVHDVAAFVTTKLDGRKLPEGVTDEQVANGQKIFSTNCVACHGPEGKGTAAMGAPNLTHPAAFIYGSSFAQLQQTIRYGRQGQMPAQLERLGADQVHLLAAYVYSLSHGEGEKSAE
- a CDS encoding cbb3-type cytochrome oxidase subunit 3; protein product: MDIGTIRGLGTVVVMVAFVGVLLWAYSGKRKARFDNDALLPFADDPAAMKHVEQEQASRSNKE
- the ccoO gene encoding cytochrome-c oxidase, cbb3-type subunit II, whose translation is MKQHEAVEKNIGLLAFFMVIAVSIGGLTQIVPLFFQDVTNKPVEGMKPRTALQLEGRDIYIREGCVGCHSQMIRPFRAETERYGHYSVAGESVWDHPFLWGSKRTGPDLARVGGRYSDDWHRAHLYNPRNVVPESKMPAYPWLVENKLDGKNTATKMEAMRTLGVPYTDEDIAGAREAVKGKTEMDALVAYLQSLGTIIKSKR